The following coding sequences lie in one Acidimicrobiia bacterium genomic window:
- a CDS encoding R3H domain-containing nucleic acid-binding protein, with amino-acid sequence MSGTEWLELEAPSAETAMAAAMEHLGLDSSENLDIEVMKEPVRGFLGRVSEKGLYRVTQRTDGPRRRGKRGNGSVGRSAAEGAAAGQKTGGTEGSQRPGGGTGAGNFGGDGRPKQSGGGRGREQRGQKRPERPPRQDRPKEEDDRSDMTIEDQAKEIGRFLEGLLAAFGLDGEVEMRIDDGVIYADVVGEQTEALVGTKGATMQATLELCRTIIQRRVQAGAKIRLDIAGYNERRREALRIYAGRLASKVLEDGGEVMLEPMNSAERKVVHDAIGEIEGVRSYSEGEEPRRSVVVAKEETE; translated from the coding sequence GTGAGCGGTACTGAGTGGCTCGAACTCGAGGCCCCATCAGCCGAAACGGCCATGGCCGCGGCCATGGAGCATCTCGGTCTCGATTCGAGCGAAAACCTGGACATCGAAGTGATGAAGGAGCCCGTGCGGGGCTTCCTCGGACGGGTCTCCGAGAAGGGGCTCTACCGGGTGACCCAACGGACCGATGGTCCTCGCCGCCGTGGCAAGCGGGGCAATGGGTCCGTGGGTCGCAGCGCAGCCGAGGGGGCCGCCGCGGGCCAGAAGACGGGGGGGACAGAGGGATCGCAGAGGCCTGGAGGGGGTACTGGTGCTGGCAATTTCGGTGGCGACGGTCGACCCAAGCAGAGCGGAGGCGGTCGTGGACGCGAGCAGCGCGGGCAGAAGCGCCCGGAGCGCCCACCGCGACAGGATCGACCCAAGGAAGAAGATGATCGGAGCGACATGACCATCGAGGATCAGGCCAAGGAGATCGGACGCTTCCTCGAAGGGTTGCTCGCCGCCTTCGGGCTGGATGGTGAGGTCGAGATGCGCATCGACGACGGAGTGATCTATGCCGATGTCGTCGGGGAGCAGACCGAGGCTCTGGTGGGAACGAAGGGAGCCACGATGCAGGCGACCCTCGAGCTGTGCCGGACGATCATCCAGCGGCGCGTGCAGGCAGGCGCCAAAATTCGCCTCGACATCGCGGGCTACAACGAGAGGCGACGGGAGGCGCTGAGGATTTATGCCGGCCGACTGGCCTCCAAGGTCCTCGAGGACGGCGGGGAGGTCATGCTGGAGCCGATGAATTCAGCCGAGCGCAAGGTGGTCCACGACGCCATCGGCGAGATCGAGGGCGTTCGTTCGTACAGCGAAGGCGAGGAGCCACGGCGGTCGGTGGTGGTCGCGAAGGAAGAGACAGAGTAA
- a CDS encoding RsmG family class I SAM-dependent methyltransferase: protein MTSDSPAIAKRTLDWLGITALPETMELLERYAAWLVEEAIPAGGLGPREGDRVWRRHVADSLSFAVGWRDSAPPPDLLDVGTGVGLPGIPLAIVWPETHVVLLDRGGRRTRLLERAVRVLGLENVVVSQGDAFAVADEWTAVTFRGSVKAPEAVGLAARLLDVPGTAVLGLSRRTEPPDRTRDLMGVATALSLEPELVGVPAEILDGPAWLLMMRFNA from the coding sequence ATGACCTCCGACTCCCCTGCCATCGCCAAACGGACGCTCGACTGGCTCGGTATCACCGCCCTACCCGAGACCATGGAGCTCCTCGAACGGTATGCCGCCTGGCTCGTGGAGGAGGCGATCCCCGCCGGAGGTCTCGGACCCCGCGAAGGCGACCGGGTGTGGAGGCGCCACGTGGCCGACTCCCTATCGTTCGCAGTCGGGTGGCGGGACTCGGCACCCCCGCCGGACCTCCTGGATGTGGGGACCGGAGTCGGACTTCCAGGGATCCCGCTGGCGATCGTCTGGCCGGAGACTCATGTCGTCCTTCTCGACCGGGGCGGTCGCCGGACCCGATTGCTCGAGCGTGCGGTTCGGGTCCTGGGGTTGGAGAACGTGGTGGTGAGCCAGGGCGACGCCTTCGCCGTCGCCGATGAGTGGACGGCAGTCACCTTTCGCGGGTCCGTCAAGGCACCGGAGGCTGTTGGTTTGGCGGCCCGGCTCCTCGACGTGCCCGGCACCGCGGTCCTCGGCCTGAGCCGGCGGACCGAGCCCCCGGACCGAACCCGGGACCTCATGGGAGTCGCCACGGCGTTGAGCCTGGAGCCCGAATTGGTTGGGGTCCCGGCGGAAATCCTTGACGGCCCGGCGTGGCTCCTTATGATGCGGTTTAATGCGTAA
- a CDS encoding AAA family ATPase: MRKSSRRHTVVAFANQKGGVGKSTTAINLAAALTSAGDKVLLIDGDPQSNATSGLGIDRSAVETSMYEVMLGDADLDDVIVPTSTEGLFLAPSSIDLAAIEIELVSRMSRERQLGNAIGKMSRRVDYVFIDCPPSLGLITVNALAAADEVIIPIQAEYYALEGLTQLLRSIDAIQNNLNPTLKIEGAVITMYDRRTTLAAEVAEQVRAHFGARAYETVIPRAVRLAEAPGFGEPIESFDPTSAGAEAYRSLAAEFRRRHGRRS, encoded by the coding sequence ATGCGTAAGTCCTCCCGCCGCCACACGGTCGTCGCCTTTGCCAACCAGAAGGGTGGCGTGGGCAAATCGACGACGGCCATCAACCTTGCCGCCGCCCTCACGTCGGCCGGCGACAAGGTACTTCTCATCGACGGCGATCCACAGTCGAACGCCACGAGTGGCCTCGGCATCGATCGGAGCGCGGTCGAGACGTCCATGTACGAAGTCATGCTCGGCGACGCCGACCTCGACGATGTCATCGTGCCCACGTCGACGGAGGGGCTGTTCCTGGCCCCGTCGTCGATCGACCTGGCAGCCATCGAGATCGAACTGGTTTCCCGCATGTCGCGGGAACGCCAGCTAGGCAACGCCATCGGGAAGATGAGCCGTCGGGTCGACTACGTGTTCATCGACTGCCCGCCGAGCTTGGGGCTGATCACGGTCAACGCCCTCGCGGCGGCCGACGAGGTGATCATCCCGATCCAGGCGGAGTACTACGCCCTCGAAGGACTCACCCAATTACTTCGTTCAATAGACGCAATTCAGAACAACCTTAACCCTACACTCAAGATAGAGGGTGCAGTCATCACCATGTACGACCGGCGAACCACGCTGGCGGCCGAGGTGGCCGAGCAAGTGCGTGCGCACTTCGGTGCGCGCGCGTACGAGACGGTGATACCGCGGGCGGTTCGGCTCGCAGAGGCACCGGGGTTCGGGGAGCCGATCGAGTCGTTCGATCCGACCAGCGCCGGGGCCGAGGCCTACCGGTCGCTGGCCGCAGAGTTCAGGAGGAGACATGGCCGTCGCTCGTAA